A region of Saimiri boliviensis isolate mSaiBol1 chromosome 8, mSaiBol1.pri, whole genome shotgun sequence DNA encodes the following proteins:
- the STAB1 gene encoding stabilin-1 isoform X1, whose protein sequence is MAGPRGLLPLCLLAFYLAAFSFIRGQGPSKRCDVKTTLATHVPCTSCAAVKKQTCPPGWLRELPDQIAQDCRYEVQLGGSVVSMSGCRRKCWKYMVEKACCPGYWGSQCYECPGGAETPCNGHGTCLDGIDRNGTCVCQENFRGSACQECQDPNRFGPDCQSVCSCVHGVCNHGPRGDGSCRCLAGYTGPHCDQELPVCQELRCPQNTQCTAEAPSCRCLPGYTQQGSECQAPNPCWPSPCSPLARCSVSPTGQAQCHCPENYHGDGMVCLPKDPCTDNLAGCPSNSTLCVYQKPGQASCVCRSGLVSINSNASGGCQAFCSPYSCDRSATCQVTADGKTSCVCKQGEVGDGRACYGHLLHEVQKAMQTGRVFLQLRVAMTMMDQGCREILTTAGPFTVLVPSISSSSSRTMNASLAQQLCRQHIIAGQHVLEDTKTQQTRRWWTLAGQEITVAFNQFTKYSYKYKDQPQQTFNIYKPNNAAANGIFHVVTALRWQPPSGISGDPKRTISQILASTEAFSRFETILENCGLPSILDGPGPFTVFAPSNEAVDSLRDGRLIYLFTTGLSKLQELVRYHVYNHGQLTVEKLISKGRILTMANQVLAVNISEEGRILLGPEGVPLQRMDLLASNGVIHMLDGILLPPTILPILPKHCNEEQHKIVVGSCVDCQALNTSTCPLNSVKLDILPKECVYVHDPAGLNVLKKGCASYCNQTIMKQGCCKGFFGPDCTQCPGGFSSPCYGKGNCSDGIQGNGACLCFPDYKGIACHICSNPNKHGDQCQEDCGCVHGLCDNRPGSGGVCQQGTCAPGFSGRFCNETVRYCGPIEMAVHCHLHAHCVTQGGFARCRCLDGFEGNGFSCTPSNPCSHPDRGGCSENAECVPGARGTHNCTCHKGWSGDGHICVAIDECELDTRGGCHADALCSYVGPGQSRCTCKPGFAGDGYQCSPIDPCRAGNGGCHGLATCQAVGGGQRVCTCPPGFGGDGLSCYGDIFQELEANAHFSVFYQWFKSAGITLPADRQVTALVPSEAAIRRLSPEDQAFWLQPRMLPNLVRAHFLQGAFFEKELARLHGQEAATLDPSTHWEIRNISGRVWVQNASVDVADLLATNGVLHIISQVLLPPRGDVPGVQGLLQQLDLVPAFSLFRDLLQHHRLVPQIEAATAYTIFVPTNHSLEAQGNSSRLDADTVRHHVILGEALSLEALGKGGHRNSLLGPAHWIVFYNHSGQPEVNHVPLEGPMLEAPGRSLIGLSGVLSVGSSRCLHSHAEALREKCVNCTRKFRCTQGYQLQDTPRKSCVYRSGFSFARGCSYTCAKKIQVPDCCPGFFGTLCEPCPGGLGGVCSGHGQCQDRFLGSGECRCHEGFHGTACEMCELGRYGPNCTGVCDCAHGLCQEGLQGDGSCVCNVGWQGLHCDQKIAGPQCPRKCDPNANCVQDLAGAPTCACAAGYSGSGTFCSGPATWILGALPEVLGWPSPQSPFTPCRPSCSRCPISGLTLPSDFFLSLTPSSPVPTWPVPAPYDSLGPSPLEVDPCAHGHGGCSPHANCTKVAPGQRTCTCQDGYTGDGELCQEINSCLIHHGGCHIHAECIPTGPQQVSCSCLEGYSGDGIRTCDLLDPCSKNNGGCSPYATCKSTGDGQRTCTCDTAHVGDGLTCRTRVGLELQKDKHASFFSLHLLEYKELKGDGPFTIFVPHAYLMSNLSQDELARIRAHRQLVFRYHVIGCLRLRSEDLLEQEYATALSGHPLRFSEREGSIYLNDFARVVSSNHEAVNGILHFIDRVLLPPEALHWKPGDAPVLRRNVTAAAQSFGYKIVGSLLKMAGLLPLLRDPSHRPFTMLWPTDATLQALPLERQAWLYHEDHRDKLAAILRGHIIRNVEALASDLPNLGPLRTMHGTPISFSCSRMRPGELMVGEDDAHIVQRHLPFEGGLAYGIDQLLEPPGLGARCDRFETRALLLNTCSICGLEPPCPQGSQEQGRPEACWRLSSKFWTSPSLHSLGLRSVWVQPHVWVRPRSVGRGCRRNCVTTTWKPSCCPGHYGSECQACPGGPSSPCSDHGVCMDGMSGSGQCLCRSGFVGTACELCAPGAFGLHCQACRCTVHGRCDEGLGGSGSCFCDEGWTGPRCEVQLELQPVCTPPCAPEAVCRAGNSCECSLGYEGDGRMCTVADLCQDGHGGCSEHANCSQVGTVVTCTCLPNYEGDGWSCRARNPCADGHRGGCSEHADCLSTGLNTRRCECHSGYVGDGLQCLEESEPPVDRCLGQPPPCHSDAVCTDLHFQEKRAGVFHLQATSGPYGLNFSEAEAACEAQGAVLASFPQLSAAQQLGFHLCLMGWLANGSAAHPVVFPTADCGSGRVGIVSLGARKNLSERWDAYCFRVQDVACQCRDGFVGDGISTCNGKLLDVLAATANFSTFYGMLLGYANATQRGLDFLDFLEDELTYKTLFVPVNEGFGDNMTLSGPDLELHASNVTFLSANASQGKLLLAHSGLSLIIRDVGPDNSSWAPVVSVATVPPCWRWPSPWGLTLVSLQAPGTVVVSHVIMWDIMAFNGIIHALASPLLAPPQPWLLLAPEAPPVAAGVGAVLAAGALLGLVAGALYLRTRGKPTGFGFSAFQAEDDADGVSPWQEGTNPTLVSVPNPIFGSHDTFCEPFDDSLLEDDFPDTQRILTVK, encoded by the exons ATGGCAGGACCCCGGGGCCTCCTCCCGCTCTGCCTCCTGGCCTTCTACCTGGCAGCCTTCAGCTTCATCAGAGGGCAG GGGCCGTCCAAACGCTGTGATGTGAAAACCACGCTTGCCACTCACGTACCCTGCACCTCGTGCGCGGCCGTCAAGAAGCAGACGTGTCCCCCAGGCTGGCTTCGGGAGCTCCCGGATCAGATAGCCCAGGACTGCCG CTACGAAGTACAGCTGGGGGGCTCTGTGGTGTCCATGAGCGGCTGCAGACGGAAGTGCTGGAAGTACATGGTGGAGAAGGCCTGCTGCCCTGGCTACTGGGGCTCCCAGTGCTACG AATGCCCTGGCGGTGCCGAGACCCCATGCAATGGCCACGGGACCTGCTTGGATGGCATAGACAGGAACGGGACCTGTGTGTGCCAG GAAAACTTCCGTGGCTCAGCCTGCCAGGAGTGCCAAGACCCCAACCGGTTCGGGCCTGACTGCCAATCAG TGTGCAGCTGTGTGCACGGTGTGTGCAACCATGGGCCACGTGGAGATGGAAGCTGCCGGTGCCTTGCTGGATATACTGGCCCCCACTGTGATCAAG AGCTGCCCGTCTGCCAGGAGCTACGCTGTCCCCAGAACACCCAGTGCACTGCAGAGGCCCCCAGCTGTAGGTGCCTGCCCGGCTACACACAGCAGGGCAGTGAATGCCAAG cccccaacccctgctggCCATCACCCTGCTCACCACTGGCCCGGTGCTCGGTAAGCCCCACGGGGCAGGCTCAGTGTCATTGTCCTGAGAACTACCATGGCGATGGGATGGTGTGTCTGCCCAAGGACCCGTGCACCGACAACCTTGCTGGCTGCCCCAGCAACTCTACCTTGTGTGTGTACCAGAAGCCGGGCCAG GCTTCCTGCGTCTGCAGGTCAGGCCTGGTCAGCATCAACAGCAATGCCTCTGGGGGCTGCCAAGCCTTCTGCTCCCCCTACTCGTGCGACCGGTCGGCCACCTGCCAGGTGACCGCTGATGGGAAGACCAG CTGTGTGTGTAAGCAGGGCGAGGTGGGGGATGGGCGTGCCTGCTACGGACACCTGCTCCACGAGGTGCAGAAGGCCATGCAGACAGGCCGGGTGTTCCTGCAGCTGAGGGTCGCCATGACCATGATGG ACCAGGGCTGCCGGGAGATCCTCACCACAGCAGGCCCATTCACCGTGCTGGTGCCGTCcatatcctcctcctcctccaggaccATGAAC GCGTCCCTCGCCCAGCAGCTCTGCCGACAGCACATCATCGCAGGGCAGCACGTCCTAGAGGACACAAAGACCCAGCAGACACGAAGGTGGTGGACGCTGGCTGGGCAGGAGATCACTGTCGCCTTCAACCAATTCACG AAATACTCCTACAAGTACAAAGACCAGCCCCAGCAGACATTCAACATCTACAAGCCCAATAACGCAGCAGCCAATGGCATCTTCCACGTAGTCACTGCCCTGCGGTGGCAGCCCCCCTCTGGGATCTCGGGGGATCCCAAG AGAACTATCAGTCAGATCCTCGCCTCTACCGAGGCCTTCAGCCGCTTTGAAACCATCCTGGAG AACTGTGGGCTGCCCTCCATCCTGGACGGACCTGGGCCCTTCACAGTCTTTGCCCCAAGCAATGAGGCTGTGGACAGCCTGCGTGACGGCCGCCTAATCTACCTCTTCACAACA GGTCTCTCCAAACTGCAGGAGTTGGTGAGGTACCACGTCTACAACCACGGCCAG CTGACTGTTGAGAAGCTCATCTCCAAGGGCCGGATCCTCACCATGGCCAACCAGGTCCTGGCCGTGAACATCTCTGAGGAG GGGCGCATTCTGCTGGGACCTGAAGGGGTCCCGCTGCAGAGGATGGACCTGCTGGCCTCCAATGGTGTGATCCACATGCTGGATGGCATCCTGCTGCCCCCGACCATCTTGCCCATCCTGCCCAAGCACTGCAACGAGGAGCAGCACAAGATCGTGGTG ggcTCCTGTGTGGACTGCCAAGCCCTGAACACCAGCACTTGCCCGCTCAACAGTGTGAAGCTG GACATCTTACCCAAGGAGTGTGTCTACGTCCATGACCCAGCTGGGCTCAATGTGCTAAAGAAGGGCTGTGCCAGCTACTGCAACCAAACCATCATG AAACAAGGCTGCTGCAAAGGTTTCTTCGGGCCTGACTGCACACAGTGTCCTGGGGGCTTCTCCAGCCCCTGCTACGGCAAGGGCAAC TGCAGCGATGGGATCCAGGGCAACGgggcctgcctctgcttcccagactaCAAGGGCATTGCCTGCCACATCTGCTCCAACCCAAACAAGCATGGAGATCAGTGCCAGGAAG ACTGCGGCTGTGTCCATGGTCTCTGCGACAACCGTCCAGGCAGTGGGGGGGTGTGCCAGCAGGGCACGTGTGCCCCTGGCTTCAGCGGCCGCTTCTGCAATGAGACCGTGAGGTACTGTGGGCCCATAGAGATGGCTGTGCACTGCCACCTGCATGCCCACTGTGTTACCCAAGGGGGCTTTGCCAG GTGTCGTTGTCTTGATGGCTTTGAGGGCAATGGCTTCTCCTGCACACCCAGCAACCCCTGCTCCCACCCAGACCGTGGCGGCTGCTCAGAGAAT GCTGAGTGTGTCCCTGGAGCCCGGGGCACCCACAACTGCACATGCCACAAAGGCTGGAGTGGGGATGGCCACATCTGTGTTGCTATTGATGAGTGTGAGCTGGACACGAGAGGTGGCTGCCACGCTGACGCCCTCTGCAGCTATGTTGGCCCTGGGCAG AGCCGATGCACCTGCAAGCCGGGCTTTGCCGGGGACGGCTACCAGTGCAGTCCCATCGACCCGTGCCGGGCAGGCAATGGCGGCTGCCACGGCCTG GCCACCTGCCAGGCAGTGGGGGGAGGTCAGCGGGTCTGCACGTGCCCCCCTGGCTTTGGGGGTGATGGCCTCAGCTGTTACGGAGACATCTTCCAG gAGCTGGAGGCAAATGCCCACTTCTCCGTCTTCTACCAGTGGTTCAAG AGTGCCGGCATCACGCTTCCTGCCGACCGCCAAGTCACAGCTCTGGTGCCCTCTGAGGCTGCCATCCGTCGGCTGAGCCCCGAGGACCAAGCTTTCTGGCTGCAGCCACGGATGCTGCCGAACCTGGTCAG GGCCCACTTTCTCCAAGGTGCCTTCTTCGAAAAGGAGCTGGCCCGGCTGCATGGGCAGGAAGCGGCCACCCTGGACCCCAGCACACACTGGGAGATTCGCAACATTAGTGGG AGGGTCTGGGTGCAGAATGCCAGTGTGGACGTAGCTGACCTCCTTGCCACCAACGGTGTCCTACACATCATCAGCCAG GTCTTACTGCCCCCTCGAGGGGATGTGCCTGGTGTGCAGGGGTTGCTGCAGCAGCTGGACTTGGTGCCTGCCTTCAGCCTCTTCCGGGACTTGCTGCAG CACCATAGGTTGGTTCCTCAGATTGAGGCTGCCACTGCCTACACCATCTTCGTGCCCACCAACCACTCCCTGGAGGCCCAGGGCAATAGCAGCCGCCTG gACGCAGACACAGTGCGGCACCACGTGATCCTGGGGGAGGCCCTCTCCTTGGAAGCCCTGGGGAAGGGTGGGCACCGCAACTCCCTCCTGGGCCCTGCCCATTGGATCGTCTTCTACAACCACAGTGGCCAG CCTGAGGTAAACCATGTACCGCTGGAAGGCCCCATGCTGGAGGCCCCCGGCCGCTCGCTGATCGGCCTGTCGGGGGTCCTGTCAGTGGGCTCAAGCCGCTGCCTGCATAGCCATGCTGAGGCCCTGCGG GAGAAATGTGTAAACTGCACCAGGAAATTCCGCTGCACTCAGGGCTACCAGCTTCAG GACACACCCAGGAAAAGCTGTGTCTACCGATCTGGCTTCTCTTTTGCCCGGGGCTGCTCTTACACATGTGCCAAGAAGATTCAG GTGCCAGACTGCTGTCCTGGCTTCTTTGGCACGCTGTGTGAGCCATGCCCAGGGGGCCTGGGAGGTGTGTGCTCAGGCCACGGGCAGTGCCAGGACAGGTTCTTGGGCAGCGGGGAGTGCCGCTGCCACGAGGGCTTCCACGGAACAGCCTGTGAGATGTGTGAGCTGGGCCGCTATGGACCCAACTGCACCGGAG TGTGTGATTGTGCCCATGGGCTGTGCCAGGAGGGGCTGCAAGGGGACGGAAGCTGTGTCTGTAATGTGGGCTGGCAGGGCCTCCACTGTGACCAGA AAATTGCCGGCCCGCAGTGCCCTAGGAAGTGTGACCCCAATGCCAA CTGCGTGCAGGACTTGGCCGGAGCCCCCACGTGTGCCTGCGCCGCAGGATACTCCGGCAGTGGCACCTTCTGCTCAGGTCCAGCCACATGGATACTCGGGGCCCTCCCTGAAGTTTTGGGGTGGCCGTCCCCACAGAGCCCCTTCACTCCCTGTAGGCCCAGCTGTTCTCGCTGTCCCATCTCGGGCCTCACCCTTCCCTctgactttttcctttctctcacgCCCTCCTCTCCTGTCCCCACCTGGCCTGTGCCTGCTCCTTACGACTCTCTGGGACCATCTCCTCTAGAGGTGGACCCCTGTGCCCATGGCCACGGCGGCTGCTCCCCCCATGCCAACTGTACCAAGGTGGCACCTGGGCAGCGGACATGCACCTGCCAGGATGGCTACACAGGCGATGGGGAGCTGTGCCAGG AAATTAACAGCTGTCTCATCCACCACGGGGGCTGCCACATTCATGCCGAGTGCATCCCCACGGGCCCCCAGCAG GTCTCCTGCAGCTGCCTCGAGGGCTACAGTGGGGATGGCATCCGGACCTGCGACCTCCTGGACCCCTGCTCTAAG AACAATGGAGGCTGCAGCCCTTATGCCACGTGCAAAAGCACAGGGGATGGCCAGAGGACCTGTACCTGTGACACAGCTCACGTGGGGGACGGCCTCACCTGCCGTACCCGAGTCGGCCTG GAGCTCCAGAAGGATAAGCATGCCTCAttcttcagcctccacctcctg GAATACAAGGAGCTCAAGGGCGATGGGCCTTTCACCATCTTCGTGCCTCACGCCTATCTAATGAGCAACCTGTCGCAG GATGAGCTGGCCCGGATTCGCGCGCATCGCCAGCTGGTGTTTCGCTACCATGTGATTGGCTGCCTGCGGCTGCGAAGCGAGGATCTGCTGGAGCAGGAGTACGCCACAGCGCTCTCGGGGCACCCACTGCGCTTCAGCGAGAGGGAG GGCAGCATATACCTCAATGACTTCGCGCGTGTGGTGAGCAGCAACCATGAGGCGGTGAATGGCATACTGCACTTCATCGACCGTGTCCTGCTGCCCCCTGAGGCACTGCACTGGAAGCCGGGTGATGCGCCCGTCCTGAGG AGAAACGTCACCGCCGCTGCCCAGAGCTTTGGTTACAAGATCGTCGGCAGCCTCCTGAAG ATGGCTGGGCTCCTGCCCCTGCTTCGAGACCCATCCCATAGGCCCTTCACAATGCTGTGGCCCACAGATGCCACCTTGCAAGCCCTGCCTCTGGAACGTCAGGCCTGGCTGTACCATGAGGACCACCGTGACAAGCTAGCAGCCATTCTGCGGGGCCACATAATCCGCAATGTCGAG GCCTTGGCATCTGACCTGCCCAATCTGGGCCCACTTCGAACTATGCATGGGACCCCCATCTCTTTCTCCTGCAGCCGAATGAGGCCC GGTGAGCTCATGGTGGGTGAGGATGATGCCCACATTGTGCAGCGGCATTTGCCCTTTGAGGGTGGCCTGGCCTACGGCATCGACCAGCTGCTGGAGCCACCTGGCCTTGGTGCTCGCTGTGACCGCTTTGAGACCCGGGCCCTGCTACTG AACACTTGCAGCATCTGCGGGCTGGAGCCACCCTGTCCTCAGGGGTCACAGGAGCAG GGCAGACCTGAGGCCTGCTGGCGCCTATCCTCCAAGTTTTGGACGTCCCCTTCGCTGCACTCTTTGGGTCTACGCAGTGTCTGGGTCCAGCCCCATGTTTGGGTTCGGCCCCGAAGCGTGGGCAGGGGCTGCCGCCGCAATTGTGTCACCACCACCTGGAAACCCAGCTGCTGCCCTGGTCACTATGGCAGTGAGTGCCAAG CTTGCCCTGGCGGCCCCAGCAGCCCTTGTAGTGACCATGGCGTGTGCATGGACGGCATGAGTGGCAGTGGCCAGTGTCTGTGCCGTTCAGGTTTTGTGGGGACAGCCTGTGAACTCTGTGCTCCCGGTGCCTTTGGGCTCCATTGTCAAG CCTGCCGCTGCACCGTGCATGGCCGCTGTGATGAGGGCCTTGGGGGCTCTGGCTCCTGCTTCTGTGATGAGGGCTGGACTGGGCCACGCTGTGAAGTGCAACTGG AGCTGCAGCCTGTGTGTACCCCACCCTGTGCACCTGAGGCCGTGTGCCGTGCAGGGAACAGCTGCGAGTGCAGCCTGGGCTACGAAGGGGACGGCCGCATGTGTACAG TGGCAGACCTGTGccaggatgggcatggtggttgcagtgagcatgcCAACTGCAGCCAGGTGGGAACAGTGGTCACTTGTACCTGCCTGCCCAACTACGAGGGCGATGGCTGGAGCTGCCGCGCCCGCAACCCCTGCGCAGATGGCCACCGTGGGGGCTGCAGCGAGCATGCCGACTGCCTGAGCACCGGCCTG AACACACGGCGCTGTGAGTGCCACTCAGGCTACGTGGGTGATGGACTGCAGTGTCTGGAGGAATCGGAACCACCTGTGGACCGCTGCCTGGGCCAGCCACCGCCCTGCCACTCAGATGCCGTGTGCACTGACCTGCACTTCCAGG AGAAACGGGCTGGCGTCTTCCACCTCCAGGCCACCAGCGGCCCTTACGGTCTGAacttttcggaggctgaggcggcatgTGAAGCCCAGGGAGCTGTCCTTGCTTCATTCCCTCAGCTCTCTGCTGCCCAGCAG CTGGGCTTCCACCTGTGCCTCATGGGCTGGCTGGCCAACGGCTCTGCTGCCCACCCTGTGGTTTTCCCTACGGCCGACTGTGGCAGTGGGCGGGTGGGCATAGTCAGCCTGGGTGCTCGAAAAAACCTCTCGGAGCGCTGGGACGCCTACTGCTTCCGCGTGCAAG ATGTGGCCTGCCAATGCCGAGACGGCTTCGTGGGTGACGGGATCAGCACATGCAACGGGAAGCTGCTGGATGTGCTGGCTGCCACGGCCAACTTCTCCACTTTCTATGGG ATGCTGCTGGGCTATGCCAATGCCACCCAGCGTGGTCTCGACTTCCTGGACTTCCTGGAGGATGAGCTCACCTATAAGACACTATTCGTCCCTGTCAATGAGGGCTTTGGGGACAACATG ACGCTGAGTGGTCCAGACCTGGAGCTGCATGCCTCCAACGTCACCTTCCTAAGTGCCAACGCCAGCCAGGGGAAGTTGCTTCTGGCCCACTCAGGCCTCAGCCTCATCATCAGGGACGTGGGCCCTGACAACAGTTCCTGGGCCCCTGTGGTGAGTGTGGCCACCGTCCCACCCTGCTGGCGCTGGCCCTCACCATGGGGCCTGACTCTGGTCTCCCTGCAGGCTCCAGGGACAGTTGTGGTTAGCCATGTCATCATGTGGGACATCATGGCCTTCAATGGCATCATCCATGCTCTGGCCAGCCCTCTCCTGGCACCTCCACAGCCC TGGCTGCTGCTGGCACCTGAAGCCCCACCTGTGGCAGCAGGTGTGGGGGCTGTGCTTGCTGCTGGAGCCTTGCTCGGCCTGGTGGCCGGAGCCCTCTACCTCCGTACCCGAGGCAAGCCCACTGGCTTTGgcttctctgccttccag GCGGAAGATGATGCTGATGGCGTCTCACCATGGCAAGAAGGGACCAACCCCACCCTGGTCTCTGTCCCCAACCCTATCTTTGGGAGCCATGACACCTTTTGTGAACCCTTTGAC GACTCGCTCTTAGAGGACGATTTCCCTGACACCCAGAGGATCCTCACAGTCAAGTGA